Proteins encoded by one window of Salmonirosea aquatica:
- a CDS encoding cupin domain-containing protein — MKRKRFFLSALGTLVASHSLFSRSIRSDQGIVAKAGEGRYHGHIQLKGVNQNILDVKVSGKDTNGDLAIFEQTSLSPKRGVPLHVHPNQDEIFYILDGEYHFQVGETKHELKTGDTIFLPRNVPHAWVQIAERGRMTVIMQPAGKLEEFFVAMAALDHEPTPAEVASIFAEHDMKVVGPPMKVE; from the coding sequence ATGAAAAGAAAGCGATTTTTCCTTTCCGCGCTAGGTACCCTTGTGGCCTCCCATTCACTTTTCAGTCGTTCGATTCGTTCTGATCAGGGCATTGTAGCCAAAGCAGGCGAGGGTAGGTACCACGGACACATCCAACTGAAAGGAGTTAACCAGAATATTCTGGATGTAAAAGTATCAGGCAAGGATACCAACGGCGATTTGGCTATTTTTGAACAAACCAGTCTGTCGCCCAAACGCGGGGTTCCTCTGCATGTCCATCCTAATCAGGACGAAATATTCTATATCCTCGACGGCGAATACCATTTTCAAGTAGGGGAAACGAAACACGAGCTAAAAACGGGCGACACTATTTTTCTGCCCCGCAACGTACCCCACGCCTGGGTACAGATTGCGGAGCGCGGCCGCATGACGGTCATCATGCAACCTGCAGGAAAGCTGGAAGAATTTTTTGTGGCAATGGCCGCGCTGGACCATGAACCTACCCCTGCCGAGGTAGCCAGCATTTTTGCCGAGCACGACATGAAGGTCGTGGGGCCGCCGATGAAGGTAGAGTAA
- a CDS encoding ATP-binding protein: protein MIQRLLENKLGLSLEQFPVTGIIGPRQVGKTTLVRQLQTDKDLVYLDLERNSDLNKLQAPELFLTQVADKTVVLDEVQHLPELFPLLRSLVDDDRRAGRFVILGSASPPLLRQSSESLAGRINYLEMFPLNLLEVEHQLTWQQLWLHGGFPEPALSGKPTFVQSWYRNFIQSYVQRDLPLYGLPADPKTTRQLLQMIASVHGGLLNYSMFAKSLDLSVPTIKTYLSFLNNAFLTTQIAPWHTNLKKRLVKSPKLYIRDSGMLHYLTGINDFESLMGNVRVGNSWEGFVIGQIASILESDDELYHYRTQDGAEIDLLVRRNDRWLLAAEIKLTNSPTLTKGTHLAMQDLGIDHLHVITPSADTYPIAEKITVISLGSVLEKLKG, encoded by the coding sequence ATGATACAGCGGTTATTAGAAAACAAATTAGGCCTTTCACTGGAACAGTTTCCGGTAACGGGAATCATTGGTCCCCGGCAGGTTGGTAAAACAACGCTAGTCCGTCAATTACAGACTGACAAGGATTTGGTTTATTTGGATTTGGAAAGGAATTCGGACCTGAATAAGCTGCAAGCCCCCGAATTATTCCTCACGCAGGTAGCCGACAAAACGGTAGTTCTGGACGAAGTCCAGCATCTGCCCGAACTATTTCCGCTCCTGCGCTCTCTGGTCGATGACGACCGGCGGGCGGGTCGGTTCGTAATTCTCGGGTCGGCTTCGCCGCCGCTACTGCGGCAGAGTTCGGAAAGTTTGGCGGGACGCATCAACTACCTGGAAATGTTTCCGCTTAACTTACTGGAAGTCGAACATCAGCTCACCTGGCAACAGTTGTGGCTGCATGGCGGTTTTCCGGAGCCTGCCCTATCGGGCAAACCCACTTTCGTCCAAAGCTGGTACCGAAACTTCATCCAAAGTTACGTCCAGCGTGATCTACCGCTCTACGGCTTGCCTGCCGATCCGAAAACGACCCGACAATTGTTGCAAATGATTGCCTCGGTCCATGGCGGCCTATTGAACTACAGTATGTTTGCTAAATCGCTCGACCTTTCGGTTCCGACCATAAAGACCTACCTCAGTTTTCTGAACAATGCTTTCCTGACGACGCAGATCGCGCCCTGGCATACCAACCTAAAAAAACGCCTGGTCAAATCGCCGAAACTGTACATCCGTGACTCAGGTATGCTACACTATTTAACTGGAATCAATGATTTTGAGAGTCTTATGGGAAACGTCCGGGTAGGCAATTCCTGGGAAGGTTTCGTCATCGGTCAAATCGCGTCGATACTGGAATCAGACGATGAATTGTACCATTACCGAACCCAGGATGGAGCCGAGATAGACCTGCTCGTTCGGCGGAACGACCGCTGGCTGCTGGCCGCTGAAATCAAGCTTACCAATTCGCCAACCCTCACCAAAGGTACCCACCTGGCTATGCAGGATTTAGGCATAGATCACTTGCACGTCATCACGCCCAGTGCCGACACCTACCCGATTGCTGAAAAAATTACGGTTATAAGCTTAGGAAGTGTGTTGGAAAAATTGAAGGGGTAG